The following are from one region of the Rhizobacter sp. AJA081-3 genome:
- a CDS encoding acyl-CoA dehydrogenase — MSYVAPIKDMLFCMKELAGLEEVARLPGFEDAGLDTAQAVLEECAKLNEGVIAPLNWEGDKYPSSWHDGKVTTTPGFKEAFREYAEGGWQGLQHPADFGGQGLPKTIGAACGEMLNSANLSFALCPLLTDGAIEALLTAGTPEQQTTFIPKMISGEWTGTMNLTEPQAGSDLALVRTRAEPQPDGTFKIFGTKIFITYGEHDMAQNIVHLVLARVVGAPEGVKGISLFIVPKFLVNADGSLGARNDAHCVSIEHKLGIKASPTAVLQFGDHGGAVGQLIGQENRGLEYMFIMMNAARYAVGVQGIAIAERAYQKAVAYAKDRVQSRPVDGSLPGSAAIIHHPDVKRMLMTMRAYTEGCRAMALTAASAFDAAHHHPDKEVRQQNQAFYEFMVPLVKGYSTEMSLEVTSLGVQVHGGMGFIEETGAAQYYRDAKILTIYEGTTAIQANDLVGRKTARDGGRTAKAIAGQIEHTEAALAKSGSAAAQSTLKRLRAAREAFLQVVDFVAGNTKASPNAVFAGSVPYLMLAGNLMAGWQLARALVVAEQQLAQGGGDTGFLQAKVATARFYAEHLLSKAPGVRDAIVDGGESVTALPIDAY, encoded by the coding sequence GTGAGCTACGTCGCGCCGATCAAGGACATGCTGTTCTGCATGAAGGAACTCGCCGGCCTCGAGGAGGTGGCTCGGCTACCCGGATTCGAGGACGCCGGGCTCGACACGGCCCAGGCCGTGCTCGAGGAATGCGCCAAGCTCAACGAGGGCGTCATCGCGCCCCTGAACTGGGAAGGCGACAAGTACCCCTCGTCGTGGCATGACGGCAAGGTGACCACCACGCCCGGCTTCAAGGAAGCCTTCCGCGAGTACGCCGAGGGCGGCTGGCAGGGGCTGCAGCACCCGGCGGACTTCGGCGGCCAGGGCCTGCCCAAGACCATCGGCGCGGCCTGCGGCGAGATGCTCAACAGCGCCAACCTCAGCTTCGCGCTGTGCCCGCTGCTGACCGACGGCGCCATTGAGGCGCTGCTGACGGCCGGCACGCCGGAGCAGCAAACCACCTTCATCCCGAAGATGATCAGTGGCGAGTGGACCGGCACCATGAACCTCACCGAGCCGCAGGCCGGCTCCGACCTGGCCCTGGTGCGCACGCGCGCCGAGCCGCAGCCCGACGGCACGTTCAAGATCTTCGGCACGAAGATCTTCATCACCTACGGCGAGCACGACATGGCGCAGAACATCGTGCACCTCGTGCTCGCGCGCGTGGTCGGCGCGCCCGAGGGCGTGAAGGGCATCAGCCTGTTCATCGTGCCCAAGTTCCTCGTCAATGCCGACGGTTCGCTCGGGGCTCGCAACGATGCGCATTGCGTGAGCATCGAGCACAAGCTGGGCATCAAGGCGAGCCCGACCGCGGTGCTGCAGTTCGGCGACCACGGCGGTGCGGTCGGCCAACTCATCGGCCAGGAGAACCGCGGCCTCGAGTACATGTTCATCATGATGAACGCCGCGCGCTACGCGGTGGGCGTGCAGGGCATCGCCATCGCCGAGCGGGCCTACCAGAAGGCCGTGGCCTACGCGAAGGACCGTGTGCAGTCACGACCGGTCGACGGCTCGCTGCCCGGCAGCGCGGCGATCATCCACCATCCCGACGTGAAGCGCATGCTGATGACGATGCGCGCCTACACCGAGGGCTGCCGCGCGATGGCGCTGACGGCCGCGTCGGCCTTCGATGCCGCGCACCACCATCCCGACAAGGAAGTGCGCCAGCAGAACCAGGCCTTCTACGAGTTCATGGTCCCGCTGGTGAAGGGCTACTCCACCGAGATGAGCCTGGAAGTGACCAGCCTGGGCGTGCAGGTGCACGGCGGCATGGGCTTCATCGAGGAGACCGGCGCGGCGCAGTACTACCGCGACGCGAAAATCCTCACCATCTACGAAGGCACCACGGCGATCCAGGCCAACGACCTCGTGGGGCGCAAGACGGCGCGCGACGGCGGCCGCACGGCCAAGGCGATTGCCGGGCAGATCGAGCACACCGAGGCCGCGCTGGCGAAGAGCGGCAGCGCTGCCGCGCAATCGACGCTGAAGCGGCTGCGCGCAGCGCGCGAGGCCTTTCTGCAGGTAGTCGACTTCGTCGCCGGCAACACCAAGGCCAGCCCGAACGCGGTGTTCGCGGGTTCGGTGCCCTACCTGATGCTCGCCGGCAACCTGATGGCAGGCTGGCAACTGGCGCGCGCGCTGGTCGTCGCCGAGCAGCAGCTCGCACAAGGCGGTGGCGATACGGGCTTCCTGCAGGCCAAGGTGGCCACGGCGCGCTTCTATGCGGAGCATCTGCTGAGCAAGGCGCCGGGCGTGCGCGATGCGATCGTCGACGGCGGCGAGAGCGTCACGGCGCTGCCGATCGACGCGTATTGA
- a CDS encoding electron transfer flavoprotein subunit alpha/FixB family protein — protein sequence MPALVIAEHDNASIRGATLNTVTAAVQAGGEVHVLVAGHNAGEAAKQAAAIAGVTKVLHAEDASLAHGLAENVAAVVLFVAKNYSHLLFPATASGKNIAPRVAARLDVGQVSDIIKVISADTFERPIYAGNAIATVQSLDAIKVITVRTTGFDAAGQGGSAAIESLAAAAGSSKSTFLGNEIAKSERPELTAAKIIVSGGRAMGSSDKFNEVLTPLADKLGAALGASRAAVDAGYAPNDWQVGQTGKIVAPQLYIACGISGAIQHLAGMKDSKVIVAINKDPEAPIFSVADFGLEADLFTAVPELVAAL from the coding sequence ATGCCCGCACTCGTCATTGCCGAACACGACAACGCCAGCATCCGCGGCGCGACCCTGAACACCGTCACTGCCGCCGTGCAGGCCGGGGGTGAAGTCCACGTGCTGGTGGCCGGCCACAACGCCGGCGAAGCCGCGAAGCAGGCCGCCGCCATCGCCGGCGTCACCAAGGTGCTGCACGCCGAAGACGCGAGCCTGGCCCATGGCCTGGCCGAGAACGTCGCGGCCGTGGTGTTGTTCGTCGCCAAGAACTACAGCCACCTGCTGTTCCCGGCTACCGCCAGCGGCAAGAACATCGCGCCGCGCGTGGCTGCCAGGCTCGACGTCGGGCAGGTGAGCGACATCATCAAGGTCATCTCGGCCGACACCTTCGAGCGCCCGATCTACGCCGGCAACGCCATCGCCACCGTGCAGAGCCTGGACGCGATCAAGGTGATCACCGTGCGCACCACCGGCTTCGATGCCGCGGGGCAGGGCGGCAGTGCCGCGATCGAAAGCCTGGCCGCGGCGGCCGGCAGCAGCAAGAGCACCTTCCTGGGCAACGAAATCGCCAAGAGCGAACGCCCCGAGCTCACCGCGGCCAAGATCATCGTCAGCGGCGGCCGGGCGATGGGCAGCAGCGACAAGTTCAACGAGGTGCTCACGCCGCTGGCCGACAAGCTCGGCGCCGCGCTCGGCGCCAGCCGCGCAGCGGTGGATGCGGGCTACGCGCCCAACGACTGGCAGGTCGGTCAGACCGGCAAGATCGTCGCGCCGCAGTTGTACATCGCCTGCGGCATCAGCGGCGCGATCCAGCACCTGGCCGGCATGAAGGACAGCAAGGTCATCGTGGCCATCAACAAGGACCCGGAAGCACCGATCTTCAGCGTCGCCGACTTCGGCCTCGAAGCTGATCTGTTCACTGCCGTGCCCGAACTGGTGGCCGCGCTCTGA
- a CDS encoding 2-oxoglutarate dehydrogenase E1 component, whose protein sequence is MMQQYRSNSYLFGGNAPYVEEMYEAYLDNPGSVPDNWRAYFDALQHVPATDGSNAKDVAHAPVVESFAQRAKANAFSVKASATELAVARKQVHVQSLIAAYRSLGARWADLDPLKRQERPKIPELEPAFYDLSESDMDITFSATNTYFTTAEQQTLREILQALRETYCGSIGAEFMHITEPVEKRWWQQKLESIRSKPSFSADEKKHILDRLTASEGLERYLHTKYVGQKRFSLEGGESFIAAMDEVVQRAGERGVQEIVIGMAHRGRLNVLVNTLGKMPKDLFAEFDHTAKEDLPSGDVKYHQGFSSDVTTPGGPVHLSLAFNPSHLEIVNPVVEGSVKARLDRRGDKRGDSVLPVIVHGDAAFAGQGVVMETLALAQTRGYFTGGTVHLVINNQIGFTTSDPRDSRSTLYCTDVVKMIEAPVLHVNGDDPEAVVLCTQLALDYRQEFNKDVVLDIVCFRKLGHNEQDTPALTQPLMYKKIAVHPGTRKLYGEKLVAQGVLPPEGPDEMVKGFRAAMDAGKHTVDPVLTNYKSKYAVDWAPFLNRKWTDAADTALPLTEIKRLAERITTLPEKFKAHPLVEKVLADRAAMGRGEINVDWGMGEHLAFASLVASGYAVRLSGEDCGRGTFTHRHSVLHDQNREKWDEGTYTPLQHVADGQAPYVVIDSLLSEEAVLGFEYGYASAEPNTLVIWEAQFGDFANGAQVVIDQFIASGEVKWGRANGITLMLPHGYEGQGPEHSSARLERFMQLAADNNMQIVQPTSASQIFHVLRRQMVRMFRKPLVLMTPKSLLRNKDATSPLTDFTRGEFKTVIGEVNAEINADKVKRIIACSGKVYYDLVKARVEKKQNDVAIIRVEQLYPFPHKAFAAEMKKYPNLTDVVWCQDEPQNQGAWFFVQHYIHENMVEGQKLGYAGRPASASPAVGYAHLHQEQQKALLDQAFGKLKGFVLTK, encoded by the coding sequence ATGATGCAGCAATACAGGTCGAACTCGTACCTGTTCGGAGGCAATGCGCCGTACGTCGAAGAGATGTACGAGGCGTACCTGGACAACCCGGGCTCCGTTCCCGACAACTGGCGTGCGTACTTCGATGCGCTCCAGCACGTTCCCGCTACCGATGGCAGCAATGCCAAGGACGTGGCCCACGCCCCGGTCGTCGAATCCTTCGCGCAGCGCGCGAAGGCCAACGCCTTCAGCGTCAAGGCCAGCGCCACCGAACTCGCGGTCGCGCGCAAGCAGGTCCACGTCCAGTCGCTGATCGCCGCGTATCGCTCGCTCGGCGCGCGCTGGGCCGACCTCGACCCGCTCAAGCGCCAGGAGCGCCCGAAGATCCCCGAGCTGGAGCCGGCGTTCTACGACCTGAGCGAGTCCGACATGGACATCACGTTCAGCGCCACGAACACCTACTTCACCACCGCCGAGCAGCAGACGCTGCGCGAGATCCTGCAGGCCCTGCGTGAAACCTACTGCGGCTCCATCGGCGCCGAGTTCATGCACATCACCGAGCCGGTCGAGAAGCGCTGGTGGCAGCAGAAGCTCGAATCGATCCGCAGCAAGCCCAGCTTCAGCGCCGACGAGAAGAAGCACATCCTCGACCGCCTGACCGCGTCCGAAGGCCTGGAACGCTACCTGCACACCAAGTACGTCGGCCAGAAGCGCTTCTCGCTCGAAGGCGGCGAGAGCTTCATTGCGGCGATGGACGAGGTCGTGCAGCGCGCCGGCGAGCGCGGCGTGCAGGAGATCGTCATCGGCATGGCCCACCGCGGCCGCCTGAACGTGCTCGTCAACACCCTGGGCAAGATGCCCAAGGACCTGTTCGCCGAGTTCGACCACACCGCCAAGGAAGACCTGCCCTCGGGCGACGTGAAGTACCACCAGGGCTTCTCCAGCGACGTGACCACGCCCGGCGGCCCGGTCCACCTGAGCCTGGCGTTCAACCCCTCGCACCTGGAGATCGTCAACCCGGTCGTCGAAGGCTCGGTCAAGGCCCGCCTGGACCGCCGCGGCGACAAGCGTGGCGACTCCGTGCTGCCCGTCATCGTGCACGGCGACGCGGCCTTTGCCGGCCAGGGCGTCGTGATGGAGACGCTGGCACTGGCGCAGACGCGCGGCTACTTCACCGGCGGCACGGTGCACCTGGTGATCAACAACCAGATCGGCTTCACCACCAGCGACCCGCGCGACTCGCGCTCGACGCTGTACTGCACCGACGTCGTCAAGATGATCGAGGCACCGGTGCTGCACGTGAACGGCGACGACCCCGAGGCCGTGGTGCTGTGCACCCAGCTCGCGCTGGACTACCGCCAGGAGTTCAACAAGGACGTGGTGCTCGACATCGTCTGCTTCCGCAAGCTCGGCCACAACGAGCAGGACACGCCGGCGCTGACCCAGCCGCTGATGTACAAGAAGATCGCCGTGCACCCCGGTACGCGCAAGCTGTACGGCGAGAAGCTGGTCGCGCAGGGCGTGCTTCCGCCTGAAGGACCGGACGAGATGGTCAAGGGCTTCCGCGCCGCGATGGACGCCGGCAAGCACACCGTCGACCCGGTGCTGACCAACTACAAGAGCAAGTACGCGGTCGACTGGGCACCGTTCCTGAACCGCAAGTGGACCGACGCGGCCGACACCGCGCTGCCGCTCACCGAGATCAAGCGCCTGGCCGAACGCATCACCACGCTGCCGGAGAAGTTCAAGGCGCATCCGCTGGTCGAGAAGGTGCTGGCCGACCGCGCCGCGATGGGCCGCGGCGAGATCAACGTCGACTGGGGCATGGGCGAGCACCTCGCCTTCGCCTCGCTGGTGGCCAGCGGCTACGCCGTGCGCCTGTCGGGCGAAGACTGCGGCCGCGGCACCTTCACGCACCGCCACTCGGTGCTGCATGACCAGAACCGCGAGAAGTGGGACGAAGGCACCTACACGCCTCTGCAGCACGTGGCCGACGGCCAGGCGCCGTATGTGGTGATCGACTCGCTGCTGTCGGAAGAGGCGGTGCTCGGTTTCGAATACGGCTACGCGAGCGCCGAGCCGAACACGCTGGTGATCTGGGAAGCGCAGTTCGGCGACTTCGCCAACGGCGCGCAGGTCGTCATCGACCAGTTCATCGCCTCCGGCGAGGTGAAGTGGGGCCGCGCCAACGGCATCACCCTGATGCTGCCGCACGGCTACGAGGGCCAGGGCCCGGAGCACAGCTCGGCGCGCCTGGAGCGCTTCATGCAGCTGGCCGCCGACAACAACATGCAGATCGTGCAGCCGACCTCGGCCAGCCAGATCTTCCATGTGCTGCGCCGGCAGATGGTGCGCATGTTCCGCAAGCCGCTGGTGCTGATGACGCCCAAGAGCCTGTTGCGCAACAAGGACGCGACGTCGCCGCTGACCGACTTCACGCGCGGCGAGTTCAAGACGGTGATCGGCGAGGTGAACGCCGAGATCAACGCCGACAAGGTCAAGCGCATCATCGCCTGCTCTGGCAAGGTCTACTACGACCTCGTCAAGGCGCGTGTGGAGAAGAAGCAGAACGACGTGGCGATCATCCGCGTCGAGCAGCTCTATCCGTTCCCGCACAAGGCCTTCGCGGCGGAGATGAAGAAGTACCCGAACCTGACCGACGTCGTGTGGTGCCAGGACGAGCCGCAGAACCAGGGTGCCTGGTTCTTCGTGCAGCACTACATCCACGAGAACATGGTCGAGGGCCAGAAGCTCGGCTACGCCGGTCGCCCGGCCTCGGCTTCGCCGGCGGTGGGCTACGCCCACCTGCACCAGGAGCAGCAGAAGGCGCTGCTCGACCAGGCCTTCGGCAAGCTCAAGGGCTTCGTTCTCACCAAGTGA
- a CDS encoding nitronate monooxygenase family protein: MPPILAKLPLPIIGSPLFIISNPKLVIEQCKAGVVGSMPALNARPAEQLDEWLAEITETLAAYNRANPDKRAAPFAINQIVHKTNDRLEHDMQVCAKYKVPIVITSLGARTDINEAVHGWGGIVLHDIINNMFAKKAIEKGADGLIAVAAGAGGHAGVKSPFALIQEIRSWFDGPIALSGSIATGGAVLAAQAMGADLAYIGSAFIATEEARASEAYKQAIVEGTSDDIVYSNLFTGVHGNYLKPSIRAAGLDPDNLPESDPSKMSFGGGEGSKSKAWKDIWGCGQGIGAVDKVMPTRELVARLAREYQAARQRLLAA, from the coding sequence ATGCCGCCCATCCTCGCCAAGTTGCCGCTGCCCATCATCGGCTCGCCGCTGTTCATCATCAGCAACCCCAAGCTCGTGATCGAGCAGTGCAAGGCCGGCGTCGTCGGTTCGATGCCGGCGCTCAACGCGCGGCCGGCCGAGCAGCTCGATGAATGGCTGGCCGAGATCACCGAAACGCTGGCGGCCTACAACCGCGCCAACCCCGACAAGCGGGCGGCGCCCTTCGCGATCAACCAGATCGTGCACAAGACCAACGACCGCCTCGAGCACGACATGCAGGTCTGCGCCAAGTACAAGGTGCCGATCGTCATCACGTCACTGGGTGCGCGCACCGACATCAACGAGGCGGTGCACGGCTGGGGCGGCATCGTGCTGCACGACATCATCAACAACATGTTCGCGAAGAAAGCGATCGAGAAGGGCGCCGACGGCCTGATCGCGGTGGCGGCCGGCGCCGGCGGCCACGCGGGCGTGAAGAGCCCGTTCGCGTTGATCCAGGAGATCCGCAGCTGGTTCGACGGGCCCATTGCGCTGTCGGGCTCCATCGCCACCGGCGGGGCGGTGCTGGCCGCGCAGGCCATGGGTGCCGACCTGGCCTACATCGGCTCGGCCTTCATCGCCACCGAAGAGGCGCGCGCCAGCGAGGCCTACAAGCAGGCGATCGTCGAGGGCACGTCGGACGACATCGTCTACTCGAACCTGTTCACCGGCGTGCACGGCAACTACCTGAAGCCGTCGATCCGCGCGGCCGGCCTCGACCCCGACAACCTGCCCGAGAGCGACCCGAGCAAGATGAGCTTCGGCGGCGGCGAGGGCTCGAAGTCCAAGGCCTGGAAGGACATCTGGGGCTGCGGGCAGGGCATCGGCGCGGTCGACAAGGTGATGCCCACGCGCGAACTCGTGGCGCGGCTGGCGCGCGAATACCAGGCGGCTCGCCAGCGGCTGCTGGCGGCCTGA
- the odhB gene encoding 2-oxoglutarate dehydrogenase complex dihydrolipoyllysine-residue succinyltransferase, producing the protein MAIVEVKVPQLSESVAEATLLQWKKKPGEAVALDEILVEIETDKVVLEVPAPAAGVMAQIVKNDGESCVSDEVIARIDTDAKAAVSPLEVKPVVAAAPAAAAAPAASTSKAGVAMPAAAKLMADNSLAAGSVPGTGKDGRVTKGDVLGALSAPAPAAAVKPVAAAPAVAKPLPAVAAPAGMSLGDRPEQRVPMSRLRARVAERLLQSQATNAILTTFNEVNMAPVMEMRKRFQDKFEKEHGVKIGFMSFFVKAAVAALKKYPVLNASVDGNDIVYHGFFDIGIAVGSPRGLVVPILRNADQMSFADIEKKIAEFGQKAKDGKLSLDDLSGGTFSISNGGVFGSMLSTPIINPPQSAILGVHATKDRAVVENGQVVVRPINYLAMSYDHRIIDGREAVLGLVAMKEALEDPARLLFDI; encoded by the coding sequence ATGGCAATCGTAGAAGTCAAGGTCCCGCAGCTGTCCGAATCGGTGGCCGAAGCCACCCTGCTGCAGTGGAAGAAGAAGCCCGGCGAAGCCGTGGCCCTGGACGAGATCCTCGTCGAGATCGAGACCGACAAGGTCGTGCTCGAAGTGCCGGCGCCAGCTGCCGGCGTGATGGCGCAGATTGTCAAGAACGACGGCGAGAGCTGCGTCAGCGACGAGGTCATCGCACGCATCGACACCGACGCCAAGGCCGCGGTGAGCCCGCTGGAAGTCAAGCCCGTGGTCGCCGCCGCACCGGCTGCGGCCGCCGCGCCGGCCGCCAGCACCAGCAAGGCCGGCGTGGCGATGCCCGCCGCCGCCAAGCTGATGGCCGACAACAGCCTGGCCGCCGGGTCCGTGCCTGGTACGGGCAAGGATGGCCGCGTCACCAAGGGCGATGTGCTGGGTGCGCTGTCCGCTCCGGCGCCCGCTGCGGCCGTGAAGCCCGTGGCTGCGGCCCCGGCCGTGGCCAAGCCGCTGCCCGCCGTGGCGGCGCCCGCCGGCATGAGCCTGGGCGATCGCCCCGAGCAGCGCGTGCCGATGAGCCGCCTGCGTGCGCGTGTCGCCGAGCGGCTGCTGCAGTCGCAGGCCACCAACGCCATCCTGACCACCTTCAACGAGGTCAACATGGCCCCGGTGATGGAAATGCGCAAGCGCTTCCAGGACAAGTTCGAGAAGGAGCACGGCGTCAAGATCGGCTTCATGAGCTTCTTCGTGAAGGCGGCCGTGGCGGCGCTGAAGAAGTACCCGGTGCTCAACGCCTCGGTGGACGGCAACGACATCGTCTACCACGGCTTCTTCGACATCGGCATCGCGGTGGGTTCGCCGCGCGGCCTGGTGGTGCCGATCCTGCGCAATGCCGACCAGATGAGCTTCGCCGACATCGAGAAGAAGATCGCCGAGTTCGGCCAGAAGGCCAAGGACGGCAAGCTCTCGCTCGACGACCTGTCGGGCGGCACCTTCTCGATCAGCAACGGCGGCGTGTTCGGCTCGATGCTGTCGACGCCGATCATCAACCCGCCGCAGTCGGCCATCCTGGGCGTGCACGCGACCAAGGACCGCGCGGTGGTGGAGAACGGCCAGGTGGTGGTGCGACCGATCAACTACCTGGCGATGAGCTACGACCACCGCATCATCGACGGCCGCGAAGCGGTGCTCGGCCTGGTGGCCATGAAGGAAGCGCTGGAAGATCCGGCGCGCCTGCTGTTCGACATCTGA